One stretch of Anguilla anguilla isolate fAngAng1 chromosome 5, fAngAng1.pri, whole genome shotgun sequence DNA includes these proteins:
- the LOC118228308 gene encoding E3 ubiquitin-protein ligase DTX4-like has product MLLASAVVVWEWLNEHGRWRPYSSVVSHHIEVVIRSDPRGGSVVLGQVDSRLSPYIIDLHSMHQFRQDTGTLRPVRRSFYDPTSAPGQGWLWEWENDAGSWTAYDMEVGVAIQAARDRQQPWVDLSPLGFRYLIDFQSMTQVNGQTQRRRRVQRRSDLAYPLVSGALPRSHAWGAAAAAAAAGGGSTGGLLGVGVSGTSSGGMGGALYPGGALSASSLTPPLQACACPQCMLVLSVKTGAMAHTLGRRPPQAKPPSPKPARAPRSASSPPNSYSHTLPHPPSLSRSHSLRKNRPSFTHSLSLLGPAAAALSLSSTRPPPPPLPSVPPPPPPPPASSALSSSFSSISTTTSSAPLVPTATLITTATSSPTAPAPRSTASASSAGCAAPIPPRASLAGLSRPALHRIAMAQSRALIASGVPTVPVKNLNGSSPVHPALAGITGILMSAAALPVCLTRPPKLVLHPPPVSKSDIKPIPGLSHCCRKTSKKQARKGKTPEEVVKKYLQKVRNPPEEDCTICMEPLGGPSGYKGPGVGSVSRVESVGRLSMCGHQYHLQCLVAMYNNGNKDGSLQCPTCKTIYGVKTGNQPPGKMEYHVIPHSLPGHPDCKTIRIIYNIPPGIQGPEHPNPGKPFTARGFPRHCYLPDSEKGRKVLRLLLVAWDRRLVFSVGTSSTTGESDTVIWNEVHHKTEFGSNLTGHGYPDPGHLDNVLEELRIQGITEDESLQHD; this is encoded by the exons ggacCCTCCGGCCGGTGCGGCGGAGCTTCTACGACCCGACCTCGGCCCCGGGGCAGGGCTGGCTGTGGGAGTGGGAGAACGACGCGGGCTCCTGGACGGCCTACGACAtggaggtgggcgtggccatccAGGCGGCGCGGGACCGGCAGCAGCCCTGGGTGGACCTGTCGCCGCTGGGCTTCCGCTACCTCATCGACTTCCAGAGCATGACGCAGGTCAACGGGCAgacgcagcggcggcggcgggtgCAGCGCCGCTCGGACCTGGCCTACCCGCTGGTGTCCGGGGCCCTGCCCAGGTCCCACGCctggggggcggcggcggcggcggcggcggcaggcgGGGGCTCCACGGGCGGGCTGCTGGGGGTGGGCGTGTCCGGGACGAGCTCCGGCGGAATGGGCGGGGCGCTGTACCCCGGCGGCGCCCTCTCCGCGTCgtccctgaccccgcccctgcagGCCTGTGCCTGCCCGCAGTGCATGCTGGTCCTGAGCGTGAAGACCGGCGCCATGGCCCACACGCTGGGCCGCAGGCCCCCCCAGGCCAAACCGCCCAGCCCCAAGCCCGCCCGGGCGCCCCGCTCGGCCTCCAGCCCGCCGAACTCCTActcccacaccctcccccaccccccctccctctccaggtccCACTCGCTCCGCAAGAACCGGCCCAGTTTCACCCACTCGCTCTCCCTCCTGGGCCCGGCGGCCGCcgccctctccctgtcctccacgcggccccctcccccgccgctGCCctccgtcccgccccccccgccgccgccgcccgcctccTCCGCGCTCAGCTCCAGCTTCTCCTCCATCAGCACCACCACCAGCTCCGCCCCGCTGGTGCCCACCGCCACGCTCATCACCACGGCGACCTCCTCGCCCACCGCCCCGGCCCCTCGCTCCACCGCCTCCGCCTCGTCGGCCGGTTGCGCCGCCCCCATCCCGCCGCGCGCCAGCCTGGCGGGTCTCAGCCGGCCCGCCCTCCACCGCATCGCCATGGCGCAGTCGCGGGCACTCATCGCCTCCGG GGTTCCCACTGTACCGGTGAAGAACCTTAACGGCTCCAGCCCTGTCCATCCAGCGTTGGCAG GTATCACCGGAATTCTGATGAGTGCTGCGGCTCTGCCTGTGTGCCTGACCCGCCCCCCCAAGCTGGTCCTGCACCCGCCCCCCGTCAGCAAGAGCGACATCAAGCCCATCCCCGGGCTGAGCCACTGCTGCCGCAAGACCAGCAAGAAGCAGGCCCGCAAAG GTAAAACTCCAGAGGAGGTGGTGAAGAAGTACCTGCAGAAAGTTCGGAACCCCCCCGAGGAG gacTGTACTATCTGCATGGAGCCACTAGGGGGCCCGTCTGGGTATAAGGGTCCCGGGGTGGGCAGCGTTTCTCGCGTGGAGTCGGTGGGCCGCTTGTCCATGTGCGGGCACCAGTACCACCTGCAGTGCCTGGTCGCCATGTACAACAACGGCAACAAGGATGGCAGCctgcagtgccccacctgcaaGACCATCTACGGCGTCAAGACTGGCAACCAGCCCCCTGGCAAGATGGAGTACCACGTcatcccccactccctccccgggCACCCTGACTGTAAAACCATCCGCATCATTTACAACATCCCACCTGGCATCCAG ggcccTGAGCACCCCAACCCTGGCAAGCCCTTCACAGCCAGAGGCTTTCCTCGCCACTGCTATCTCCCAGACAGTGAGAAGGGACGCAag GTGCTGCGGCTGCTCCTGGTGGCCTGGGACCGGCGGCTGGTCTTCTCAGTCGGGACGTCCAGCACCACGGGCGAGTCGGACACGGTCATCTGGAACGAGGTCCACCACAAGACCGAGTTCGGCTCCAACCTGACGGGACACGGTTACCCCGACCCCGGTCACCTTGACAACGTGCTGGAGGAGCTTCGGATCCAGGGGATCACGGAGGACGAGAGCCTGCAGCATGACTGA